From the Candidatus Krumholzibacteriota bacterium genome, one window contains:
- a CDS encoding CvpA family protein codes for MKSLIDIVISIIIFFFLLSGIRRGLIRQVLDVVGIIAAFIGSFYLAHRLAAYLESSMELSYNISLIISAVILFVGIIILFHFISLTLKKLINMTILGPFDRIMGGLFGAIKGLLCSSLILVILFSLPINPGFKKELQKDRLISFVKPVLPVLFDAVASIGPGELDFDRITRSKNHFIEKSRKKMQEIRDNIDRKKDKINETVPGTDPLQS; via the coding sequence TTGAAATCCTTAATTGACATAGTAATAAGTATTATAATCTTCTTTTTTCTTCTCTCGGGAATCAGGCGCGGGCTTATAAGGCAAGTCCTGGATGTTGTAGGCATTATCGCCGCTTTTATCGGTTCATTTTATTTGGCCCATCGTTTAGCCGCGTATCTGGAATCAAGCATGGAACTTTCTTATAATATTTCCCTGATAATTTCAGCGGTGATTTTATTCGTTGGAATTATTATACTTTTTCATTTTATATCCCTGACTTTAAAAAAATTAATTAATATGACTATTCTCGGTCCTTTCGATAGAATCATGGGTGGTCTGTTCGGCGCGATTAAGGGGTTGTTATGTTCGAGCTTGATTCTTGTTATTCTTTTCAGTCTTCCGATTAATCCTGGTTTTAAGAAAGAGCTTCAAAAAGATAGATTAATTTCATTCGTTAAGCCCGTATTGCCGGTACTTTTTGACGCGGTAGCCTCTATAGGCCCTGGAGAACTGGATTTTGACAGAATAACTCGATCTAAAAATCACTTTATAGAAAAGAGCAGAAAGAAAATGCAAGAAATCAGAGATAACATTGATAGAAAGAAAGATAAGATCAATGAAACCGTTCCGGGAACAGATCCTTTACAATCATAA
- a CDS encoding GatB/YqeY domain-containing protein, translated as MAGNKLAAGIQEDLKDAIRGKEKVKLKVLRMLLSALKNAQIEQGGELDEEKEIEVISSYARKCRESIAEFQKGAREDLVSNERAELEIVTAYLPEQLDENEIRIELEKIIEKTGASTPRDMGRVMGPIMSKFKGRVDGSLVKQMAIDILKAGE; from the coding sequence ATGGCCGGAAATAAACTTGCCGCTGGAATTCAGGAAGATTTGAAGGATGCTATTAGAGGTAAAGAAAAGGTGAAATTGAAAGTACTGCGGATGCTTCTCAGTGCTTTGAAGAATGCCCAGATTGAGCAGGGCGGAGAGCTGGATGAAGAAAAGGAAATTGAAGTTATCTCGAGCTATGCCAGGAAATGCCGCGAATCTATAGCGGAATTTCAAAAAGGCGCAAGAGAAGACCTTGTTTCTAATGAACGCGCCGAACTTGAAATTGTAACCGCCTATCTCCCTGAACAGCTTGATGAAAATGAAATTCGTATTGAGCTTGAGAAGATCATCGAAAAGACAGGGGCTTCAACCCCGAGGGATATGGGGCGTGTTATGGGACCTATAATGAGCAAATTCAAGGGGAGAGTCGACGGCAGTCTGGTTAAACAAATGGCAATTGATATTTTAAAAGCCGGTGAGTAG
- a CDS encoding 16S rRNA (uracil(1498)-N(3))-methyltransferase, translating into MADSRYFYLSEDNIDSKNVYLSESESHHLSVVSRIKKGERVKLLDGRGGIYHARVKQSDARKTLVEITCKKKSEVLFRPDIAIPLIRANRMDVAVEKSAELGARRIIPYLSERTIWRGEKKEAAKKKERLNRKVIAACKQSGQAYFPEVESIICFNDLLNIIDEYERVYLARRGGTRKAENGVTSDKVLGITGPEGGLTKNEENMLQERGAIPVSLGNSRLRSETAAICLVFYMRIFCE; encoded by the coding sequence ATGGCAGATAGTCGTTATTTTTATCTCTCAGAGGATAATATTGATAGTAAGAATGTGTATCTTTCCGAGAGTGAGTCGCACCACCTGTCTGTAGTCAGCAGAATCAAAAAGGGTGAAAGAGTTAAACTGCTCGATGGCCGCGGGGGTATATACCACGCGAGAGTCAAGCAGTCTGACGCGCGTAAGACTCTTGTTGAAATAACATGCAAGAAAAAGTCAGAAGTTTTATTCAGGCCCGATATAGCTATACCCCTTATAAGAGCAAACAGGATGGATGTTGCTGTTGAAAAATCTGCCGAACTTGGAGCGCGTAGAATAATACCTTATCTGTCGGAGAGAACTATATGGCGCGGTGAGAAGAAAGAGGCGGCAAAGAAGAAAGAGAGATTAAATCGTAAAGTTATTGCCGCCTGCAAACAGTCGGGGCAGGCCTATTTCCCCGAAGTTGAATCTATAATCTGTTTTAATGATCTTTTAAATATAATTGATGAGTATGAAAGAGTATATCTGGCGCGAAGAGGCGGGACGCGCAAAGCAGAAAATGGCGTGACTTCGGATAAGGTTCTTGGAATCACAGGTCCTGAAGGCGGGCTTACAAAGAACGAGGAGAATATGCTTCAAGAGAGGGGAGCTATCCCTGTTTCATTGGGGAATTCAAGGCTGCGAAGCGAAACCGCGGCGATATGCCTGGTATTTTACATGAGAATATTCTGTGAATAA